In Streptomyces sp. NBC_01717, one DNA window encodes the following:
- a CDS encoding FtsX-like permease family protein yields the protein MKADARIAWILTRGSDRREWWRISLTAVGALLATGFALAAIAVAAVSGQVSIPYGHGLLNQPGQRAGVVVTLLLLLVPVLGFLGQCARIGAVHRDRRMAGLRLAGASPAQVRRISALESALACLAGSVGGFAVFAAVLTGSGHTPPPSAWAAFVVVVVVVPVVAALVSALALRRVVASPLGWVRRVRPERGHRTLLALLIPTVLIAAAAFLLVLQGSGLDAASFPLLVFAVVFLTGAGAVWAAGASAAFMGRRLTVRAKSPAVLIAAGRLRDDPWAAARTHAALLLVTVVGVAFVGVREVLLAGLRGGDYSADDLDFYTTGIDLAGAAVLVALVISLFGLAVGTAESLATRRRGLAAQAAAGVPHAVLARTLLLETALPLAPAVLLAGIGGMAVHLAYAALAAPGSVPSMLPLLVPVVVYAACLLAAATSLPLLRRAAHPAELRFT from the coding sequence ATGAAGGCTGACGCCCGCATCGCCTGGATCCTGACGCGCGGCTCCGACCGCCGTGAGTGGTGGCGGATCTCGCTCACCGCGGTGGGCGCCCTGCTCGCCACGGGCTTCGCCCTCGCGGCGATCGCAGTCGCCGCTGTCTCGGGGCAGGTCTCCATCCCGTACGGGCACGGCCTGCTGAACCAGCCCGGCCAGCGCGCCGGTGTGGTGGTCACGCTGCTGCTCCTGCTCGTCCCAGTGCTCGGTTTCCTCGGCCAGTGCGCCCGCATCGGCGCCGTGCACCGCGACCGGCGGATGGCCGGGCTGCGGCTCGCCGGGGCGTCACCCGCGCAGGTGCGGCGCATCTCCGCACTGGAGTCCGCGTTGGCGTGTCTGGCGGGATCGGTCGGCGGATTCGCCGTCTTCGCCGCAGTCCTCACCGGCTCCGGCCACACACCGCCCCCGTCGGCCTGGGCGGCTTTCGTGGTGGTCGTTGTCGTCGTGCCGGTGGTCGCCGCACTGGTGAGCGCGCTCGCACTGCGCCGCGTCGTCGCCTCGCCGCTCGGCTGGGTACGCCGGGTACGGCCGGAGCGCGGGCACCGGACGCTGCTCGCGCTCCTGATTCCGACGGTGCTGATCGCCGCGGCGGCTTTCCTCCTCGTCCTCCAGGGCAGCGGCCTCGACGCGGCGTCGTTCCCGCTGCTGGTGTTCGCCGTGGTGTTCCTCACCGGAGCCGGTGCGGTCTGGGCGGCCGGGGCCTCGGCCGCCTTCATGGGCCGACGGCTGACGGTCCGTGCGAAAAGTCCCGCGGTACTGATCGCCGCGGGCCGCCTCAGGGACGACCCGTGGGCCGCCGCGCGTACCCATGCCGCACTGCTGCTGGTGACCGTCGTCGGCGTGGCCTTCGTGGGGGTACGGGAAGTGCTGCTCGCCGGGTTGCGCGGGGGCGACTACTCGGCGGACGACCTCGATTTCTACACCACCGGTATCGACCTCGCCGGGGCCGCCGTCCTGGTGGCCCTGGTCATCAGCCTCTTCGGCCTCGCCGTGGGCACCGCCGAGTCCCTTGCCACTCGCCGTAGAGGACTCGCCGCCCAGGCCGCGGCCGGAGTACCGCACGCGGTGCTGGCCAGGACTCTCCTCCTGGAGACCGCGCTCCCACTGGCCCCCGCGGTCCTGCTCGCAGGCATCGGGGGCATGGCGGTCCACCTCGCGTACGCCGCCCTCGCTGCACCCGGCTCCGTGCCCTCGATGCTCCCGCTGCTCGTACCTGTGGTGGTGTACGCCGCATGCCTGCTGGCCGCGGCGACATCGCTGCCGCTGCTGCGGCGCGCGGCGCACCCCGCGGAGCTGCGGTTCACGTAG
- a CDS encoding ABC transporter ATP-binding protein yields MSTQPEQPSRATAPLLTATGLKKSYGRAAQALRGASVDLHAGEILAVTGASGSGKSTLLHCLAGIVRPDEGSVSYGQERLDRMPEARLSELRRTDFGVVFQFGQLIPELTALDNVALPLLLAGTARAEAQSRADEWLERFGVREQACLRPGELSGGQSQRVALARALVTGPKAVFADEPTGALDSLAGEQVMTALVHAARESGTAVLLITHDAQIAAYADREVWLRDGAVHSGTAQFTAQEVAHHEG; encoded by the coding sequence ATGAGTACGCAACCCGAGCAGCCCTCCCGGGCGACAGCGCCCCTGCTCACGGCCACAGGCCTGAAGAAGTCGTACGGGAGAGCCGCCCAGGCGCTGCGCGGCGCGTCGGTCGACCTCCACGCAGGTGAGATTCTCGCCGTCACCGGCGCCAGCGGCAGCGGAAAGTCCACGCTGCTGCACTGCCTGGCCGGGATCGTCCGTCCCGACGAGGGTTCGGTCTCGTACGGACAGGAGCGGCTCGACCGGATGCCGGAGGCGCGCCTCAGCGAGCTGCGGCGAACCGACTTCGGCGTGGTGTTCCAGTTCGGGCAGCTGATCCCCGAGCTCACCGCGCTCGACAACGTGGCGCTGCCCCTGCTGCTCGCGGGGACCGCACGCGCCGAGGCGCAGAGTCGGGCGGACGAGTGGCTGGAGCGCTTCGGCGTGCGCGAACAGGCCTGTCTGCGGCCGGGCGAGCTGAGTGGCGGCCAGAGTCAACGGGTCGCACTGGCACGGGCGTTGGTGACGGGGCCGAAGGCCGTCTTCGCGGACGAGCCGACCGGCGCGCTCGACTCGCTCGCCGGGGAGCAGGTGATGACCGCTCTGGTGCACGCCGCCCGCGAGTCCGGCACCGCGGTGCTGTTGATCACACATGACGCACAGATCGCGGCGTACGCGGACCGGGAGGTGTGGCTGCGGGACGGGGCCGTCCACTCCGGCACGGCGCAGTTCACCGCCCAGGAGGTCGCTCACCATGAAGGCTGA
- a CDS encoding PadR family transcriptional regulator translates to MSTRHVLLGLLAGGSRHGYDLKRRYDERFPQARPLAYGQVYTTLQRLVRDGLAAVEGTDSDGGPERTLYRSTAEGSRELARWADEVTPPAPFVTNEIFAKVVVSILVAAAAGGGDRTSDAAAYLQAQRAAHMARMRELTELKTTPGTDLSTVLSADYALAHLDADVRWMTTTATRLATLTAEVDTA, encoded by the coding sequence ATGAGCACCCGCCATGTCCTTCTGGGACTGCTCGCCGGAGGTTCCAGACACGGCTACGACCTCAAACGGCGGTACGACGAACGCTTCCCGCAGGCCCGCCCACTGGCCTACGGGCAGGTCTACACCACCCTGCAACGCCTGGTGCGTGACGGTCTGGCCGCCGTCGAAGGCACCGATTCCGACGGTGGCCCCGAGCGCACCCTCTACCGCTCCACGGCCGAAGGGTCACGCGAACTCGCCAGGTGGGCCGACGAGGTCACCCCGCCGGCGCCTTTCGTGACGAACGAGATCTTCGCCAAGGTCGTCGTCTCGATCCTGGTCGCGGCTGCCGCCGGTGGCGGTGACCGCACGTCCGACGCAGCCGCGTACCTCCAGGCCCAGCGTGCCGCCCACATGGCGCGCATGCGCGAACTGACCGAACTCAAGACAACGCCGGGCACCGACCTCAGCACGGTGCTCTCCGCCGACTACGCCCTCGCCCATCTGGACGCCGACGTGCGGTGGATGACCACCACAGCGACCCGTCTCGCCACCCTGACCGCGGAGGTCGACACAGCATGA
- a CDS encoding beta-N-acetylglucosaminidase domain-containing protein → MRLRHRKHATAVAVAVLGGLLSTGTPAAFAAPSDPGSPAVTTPDRTDEDALPTVWPRPQTIKAAGTAVPLSTEVTLVAGAHADPYAVDAARQVLRDAGVRTVHEALPGRGPVIRLGGDGAQDALRTLRAPERADLPSGGYRIAVGTVAGRSTVALDGVGDDGLFHAVQTLRQLVRNGSVAGVSVRDWPGTAVRGMTEGFYGQPWTREERLAQIDFMGRTKQNRYLYAAGDDPYRQARWRDPYPAERRADFRALAERARARHVTLGWAVAPGQAMCMSSDGDVKALTRKIDAMWALGVRVFQLQFQDVSYSEWHCDNDAATFGSGPEAAARAQARVASEVARHLAQRHPGSEPLSVMPTEFYQDGATDYRTALAKELDDRVQIAWTGVGVVPRTITGRELAGARATFRHPLVTMDNYPVNDYAQDRIFLGPYTGRDPAVAMGSAALLANAMEQPSASRIPLFTAADFAWNPKGYLPQESWQAAIDDLAGDDAGAREALRALARNSATSVLGGDESAYLQPLLAAFWKSRTTTNATAQADAARELRAAFTVMREAPQRLKGPADGRLDDEVRPWTEQLARYGRAGELAVDLLQAQARGDGAAAWKASLALEPLQKATGASGATVGKGVLDPFLDRVRKEADAWTGADRDAGTVTEAPGSYTVRLKRARPMEAVTAMTVPGVGADATLQAHVPGEGWRSLGPVSRTGWTQTAAEGLRTDAIRLIWPTGSLATAPGASAGTLPPIVSGTVTAPEAPRVRALVPWFGDEPAAWLDLVRGETDAEIGGRPQRVQARLAARRPTAVRGALTAKAPKGIKVSVPGRTTVPRGSRTDVPVEITVPANTPAGEYEVPFRFGGEESTLTVRAYPRTAGPDLVRTATASSSGDETPDFPATAASDGDPTTRWSSPAEDGAWWQAELAEPARIGQVVLQWQDAYASRYRVQVSADGRTWRTAATVRDGKGGRESVRMDAKDTRFLRIQGDGRGTEFGYSLWSVEAYAVAE, encoded by the coding sequence ATGCGGCTCAGGCACAGAAAGCACGCGACGGCCGTCGCTGTCGCCGTGCTCGGCGGACTGCTCTCCACCGGGACCCCGGCCGCCTTCGCGGCGCCGTCGGACCCCGGCTCCCCCGCCGTCACCACACCCGACCGTACCGACGAGGACGCGCTGCCCACCGTGTGGCCGCGGCCACAGACCATCAAGGCGGCCGGGACGGCCGTACCGCTCTCCACCGAGGTGACCCTCGTCGCCGGCGCGCACGCCGATCCGTACGCCGTCGACGCCGCCAGGCAGGTGCTGCGCGACGCGGGCGTGCGGACCGTGCACGAGGCGCTGCCGGGACGCGGGCCGGTCATCCGGCTCGGCGGCGACGGCGCGCAGGACGCCCTGCGCACGCTGCGCGCCCCCGAGCGCGCCGATCTGCCGTCCGGCGGCTACCGGATCGCGGTCGGCACGGTCGCGGGCCGCTCCACCGTCGCCCTGGACGGTGTCGGCGACGACGGCCTGTTCCACGCCGTGCAGACGCTGCGCCAGCTGGTCCGGAACGGGAGCGTCGCCGGGGTCTCCGTGCGGGACTGGCCGGGCACCGCCGTACGCGGAATGACCGAGGGGTTCTACGGGCAGCCGTGGACGCGCGAGGAGCGGCTCGCGCAGATCGACTTCATGGGGCGTACGAAGCAGAACCGGTACCTCTACGCGGCGGGCGACGACCCGTACCGGCAGGCCCGCTGGCGCGATCCGTACCCTGCCGAGCGGCGCGCCGACTTCCGGGCGCTGGCCGAACGGGCCCGCGCCCGGCACGTGACCCTCGGCTGGGCGGTCGCCCCCGGCCAGGCCATGTGCATGTCCTCCGACGGCGATGTGAAGGCGCTGACCCGGAAGATCGACGCGATGTGGGCGCTGGGCGTGCGCGTCTTCCAGCTCCAGTTCCAGGACGTCAGCTACAGCGAATGGCACTGCGACAACGACGCCGCCACGTTCGGCAGCGGCCCGGAGGCGGCGGCGAGGGCGCAGGCGCGGGTCGCCAGCGAGGTCGCCCGGCACCTCGCGCAGCGGCATCCGGGCTCGGAGCCGCTGTCGGTGATGCCGACGGAGTTCTACCAGGACGGGGCCACGGACTACCGGACCGCGCTCGCCAAGGAGCTGGACGACCGGGTGCAGATCGCCTGGACCGGGGTCGGCGTCGTACCGAGGACCATCACCGGCCGGGAACTGGCCGGTGCGCGCGCCACGTTCCGGCATCCGCTCGTCACGATGGACAACTACCCGGTCAACGACTACGCGCAGGACCGTATCTTCCTCGGCCCGTACACCGGCCGGGACCCTGCGGTCGCGATGGGCTCGGCGGCGCTGCTCGCCAATGCGATGGAGCAGCCGTCCGCGTCCCGCATCCCGCTGTTCACCGCGGCCGACTTCGCCTGGAACCCGAAGGGTTACCTGCCGCAGGAGTCCTGGCAGGCGGCGATCGACGATCTGGCGGGCGATGACGCGGGGGCCCGGGAGGCGCTGCGTGCGCTGGCCCGGAACAGTGCGACGTCCGTGCTGGGCGGCGACGAGTCGGCGTATCTGCAGCCGCTTCTGGCCGCGTTCTGGAAGTCCCGTACGACGACGAACGCGACGGCACAGGCGGACGCGGCGCGCGAGCTGCGGGCCGCGTTCACGGTGATGCGCGAGGCACCGCAGCGGCTGAAGGGCCCGGCGGACGGGCGACTCGACGACGAAGTAAGGCCGTGGACCGAGCAGTTGGCCCGGTACGGCCGGGCGGGCGAGCTCGCCGTCGATCTGCTGCAGGCCCAGGCGCGCGGCGACGGCGCGGCCGCATGGAAGGCGTCGCTGGCGCTGGAGCCGCTGCAGAAGGCCACCGGGGCGAGCGGCGCGACGGTCGGCAAGGGTGTCCTCGATCCGTTCCTGGACCGGGTGCGCAAGGAGGCCGACGCGTGGACCGGCGCGGACCGGGACGCCGGAACGGTGACCGAGGCCCCGGGCAGCTATACGGTCCGGCTGAAACGCGCGCGCCCGATGGAGGCCGTGACCGCGATGACCGTTCCCGGGGTGGGGGCGGACGCGACGCTGCAGGCCCATGTGCCGGGCGAGGGCTGGCGCAGCCTCGGCCCGGTGTCGCGGACCGGCTGGACCCAGACCGCGGCCGAGGGCCTCAGAACCGACGCGATCCGGCTGATCTGGCCCACGGGCTCCTTGGCGACGGCCCCGGGCGCGAGCGCGGGCACGCTGCCGCCGATCGTCTCCGGAACCGTCACCGCACCCGAAGCCCCCCGGGTACGCGCCCTCGTGCCGTGGTTCGGCGACGAACCCGCCGCCTGGCTCGATCTCGTACGCGGCGAGACCGACGCGGAGATCGGCGGCAGGCCGCAGCGGGTCCAGGCACGGCTCGCCGCCCGCCGCCCCACCGCGGTGCGCGGCGCACTCACCGCGAAGGCCCCGAAGGGCATCAAGGTGTCCGTCCCCGGTCGGACGACGGTGCCGCGCGGGTCCCGTACCGACGTCCCGGTGGAGATCACGGTCCCGGCGAACACCCCGGCCGGCGAGTACGAGGTGCCCTTCAGATTCGGTGGCGAGGAGAGCACCCTCACCGTCCGGGCCTACCCGCGCACCGCCGGCCCCGACCTGGTCCGCACCGCCACCGCCTCCTCGTCCGGCGACGAGACCCCGGACTTCCCGGCCACGGCCGCCTCCGACGGCGATCCCACCACCCGCTGGTCGTCCCCGGCCGAGGACGGCGCCTGGTGGCAGGCGGAGCTGGCGGAGCCCGCCAGGATCGGCCAGGTGGTGCTGCAGTGGCAGGACGCGTACGCCTCCCGCTACCGCGTTCAGGTCTCCGCGGACGGCCGCACCTGGCGTACGGCGGCGACCGTCCGGGACGGCAAGGGCGGCCGCGAGTCCGTCCGGATGGACGCGAAGGACACCCGTTTCCTCAGGATTCAGGGCGACGGCCGGGGCACCGAGTTCGGCTACTCGCTCTGGTCGGTGGAGGCGTACGCCGTCGCGGAGTAG